The Salvelinus namaycush isolate Seneca unplaced genomic scaffold, SaNama_1.0 Scaffold93, whole genome shotgun sequence genome includes a region encoding these proteins:
- the LOC120043462 gene encoding probable rRNA-processing protein ebp2, which yields MVEEERREFIEHYKRGDLEEEEEKEEDKEDILPPDKSIRRRAVGWINKKWEKRNLKKIERTYQREAEEGYKIVHIAIPGHTRLTATMTRAEREREKRKELLKAEKRRKKMEDFNKQWREQSLLKKQTHQKLKEERGKMKGHYLEQMNLEADAQINTRCLTTQHSHDYLETTQPTGSGDGHQERPRRQQAWAENQEGSSENQQGGPENQQGGPDSQQLEAPEEAETSEPTSKNKKRPGIWKRIKMG from the exons atggtggaagaggaaagaagggAATTCATTGAACATTACAAGAGGGGTgacttagaggaggaggaggaaaaggaagaaGACAAGGAGGACATTCTCCCACCTGATAAAAGTATCCGAAGGAGAGCTGTGGGCTGGAtaaataagaagtgggagaagagGAACCTCAAGAAGATCGAGAGAACCTATCAGAGAGAAGCTGAGGAGGGCTATAAGATCGTCCACATAG CCATCCCTGGACACACAAGGCTAACAGCCACCATGAcacgggcagagagagagagggagaagaggaaggagctgctgaaggctgagaagagaaggaagaagatGGAGGATTTTAATAAGCAGTGGAGAGAGCAGTCCCTGCTTAAAAAACAAACTCATCAGaaactgaaggaggagagggggaagatgaAGGGACATTACCTGGAGCAGATGAATCTGGAGGCTGATGCTCAAATCAACACCCGGTGTCTAACCACCCAACACAGCCACGATTATCTGGAGACAACACAGCCCACTGGATCTGGAGATGGCCACCAGGAAAGGCCAAGGAGGCAACAGGCATGGGCAGAGAACCAGGAGGGGAGTTCAGAGAACCAGCAGGGGGGGCCAGAGAACCAACAGGGGGGGCCAGACAGCCAGCAGCTAGAAGCTCCAGAAGAGGCTGAAACATCAGAGCCAACCTCCAAGAACAAGAAAAGGCCAGGCATCTGGAAGAGAATTAAGATGGGGTAA